The Cytobacillus firmus genome segment GCAGGGCTATAAAAGCTTTAATACACTTAATTGAAACTCATATGATATCACCTTATGAAAAGCGGCCGCTTGTTCATTACAACTGTACGGATTCATGGAAGGGATTTGTGGGGGTAATGTAAGAAAATATTTTAAAAAAGAAAAAAGCTTCAGCACCACTAAACAATTAGTGTGACAAAGCTTTTTTAATCAATAAAACTCAACTTTGAGTGGTTGGCTTTCTCCATTTCAGGATTAACCACCTGATTAGCAGGCCGGTTACTACACCCGGAATAACAAAGATCATAGGAAGAAAGACCGGTCCAAAAAAAATCCCAAACAATTTGAGTTTTGTTGAGTACATTAGTCCTACTGTGACAAAATAGGCACTGAATACAAAAGGAAGGAATGATAATTCTTCCTTTTCCGGCATAGCACTGCGGTATGCATCCCACATTGCAAACATGTAAAGACAAGGATAAAACATGAGCCACTGATAATTAAGGACATGAACAGCTTTTTCAATTTCGCCCATAAAACTGTACATGATGGCCGAATTAAAATGGCTGTATACATTAATGATAAATTCAAGGACGACAAACAATGTCCCCTTCCACAGCTGCCCCGCCAATAATTGGCTAAAACCCGGCAATGCAATACTCCAAAAAACCGCTTCTAGTTTACTGAGTTTTTTCATTTCATTACCACCAGCTACAAGTCGATACTTTTATTGTGCTCTGAATATTGGTCAATTATCAATTTATTTTCCAGATATTTTCCTGAAACACCATCTAAAAATTAAACTTCAGCACAAAAATAAGACCCCTTCAGTAGAAGGAGCCTTCATCAGATCTAGGAATTATCATCCCGTTTCTGGTTTTTCATATCATCGTCATCCCTTTTTACAATTTTCAACAACTCCTCTAGCATAGCTGCCATATCATCTCTGCTGTAGGATTTGTCATCAGAGGATTGAAGCTGTTTTTTGTCTTCGTCATTATCGTGATTCCAGTTTTTCTCCACTCTTTCTTCAAGCAGGTAAGCTGGCACTAAGTGGCCATCCGGTGTTGCATACATTTTATTTAATCGCCGTGTATCCTTGTCAAAAAAGCTATATACAACTGGTATGACAAATAGTGTCAGGAACGTACTGCTGATCAGTCCGCCAATAAGAGTAATTCCCATGGGCTGGTTAATTTCTGTTCCTTCTCCAATGCCAAGTGCTAAAGGCACTAAGCCCAGTATAGTAGTTAAGGCCGTCATGAATATTGGCCTTGCACGGTCCTTAACAGAAATGATTATGGCATCGTAGCTCTTTAGGCCCTGCTCTTTCTTTTGGTTAATATAATCGACAATGACTATTGCATTATTCACTACAATTCCTGCAAGCACAATAATCCCGATTATGGCTGTTAAACTAATAGGTGTTTGGGTTGCGGTAAGAGCAATTGCCACACCTATTACCATGAGCGGCACAGTAAACATGATAACCAGCGGATACTTAAGTGATTCAAATTGAGCTGCCATGACAAGATAAATAAACACGATTGCCAGTACAAATGCCAGAATCAGGTCATCAATGGACGATTCCAGCAATTCTCTGTCACCGCTAAAAACGATTTCTGTTTCATCCGGCAATTTCAGATCGGCAATTTCTTTATCCACTTCTTTTGACATGGCACCCATGTTTGTAGAAGATTTGTACTTTAATGTAAATTGGACAGCATCCTGCTGATTAATCCGCTGAATATTTACCGGTCCTTCTCCGCGCTCAATATTGGCTACATCATTCAGAGCGGCATAATTGCCATCAGGCTTTTTAATAAGCAATTTCTTCAAATTCTCTATATCCTGTGTGACTTCCCGATCGTACTCAACAAATACCCCATATATATTGGATTCATCATCTATCATTTGTGTAGCACGATTGCCCCGTGTTACGTCATTTACTGCCATGGCTACCTGGGCGGGAGCCAAACCCTCTTCAAGAGCCTTTTCACGGTCCACAGTTATCTGAATTTCTTCAACGGTATCCATGAGATCAGTCGACAATTCGGTTACATCCTCAAGGTCCTTCAATGCATTATAGATTTTATCAACATTCTCCTTTAAAGGGTTGGGATCTGTGTCCCTCACACTAAAGGTCAGTGTATTCGGCGATGTACCTGCTGTCGACTGTGTATTAAATGAGAGTTCTGCAGTTTCATTAACCTTTGATGCAGCAATTTCCAGATCCTTTTTCACCTCATCGACAAATTCAAAGGTAGACCTTTCCCGCTGGTCCAGCTCTTTCATTTTGATATACAATTCAGCAATATTGGCATTTTTCGAGCCCCGGAAGGACCCTTCCTGTGTAGTTCCAATGAGACTAACAAATGTATCTACATCTTCTTCATCCTTTAATTCTTCCTCTAAAGCAGATACAGCCTTTTCTGTTTCTGAAAGTGCAGTGCCGTTCTCAAGCTCCATACGCACCGTAAAAAAGCCCTCATCTGCATTTGGAAGAAATTGTGTACCTACTGTGGTCAATCCAAAGCTGCCCGCTGCCAATAAAAGCATGGTAATTGCTATGACCGCTGCACGATTCCTTAATGACCACTTGATTGATTTTTCAAGTGATCGCATTAAGCCTGTTTCCTGCCTTTTTGCCTCCGTGTTTGTTCTTGGAGCCTTCAGCAGCCTGCTCGCAAGCATGGGCACTATTGTCAGGGCAACAACCAGAGATGCAAATAAACTAAAGGAAATGGTCAGGGCAAACTCCTTAAACAATTCACCGATTATCCCAGTTATAAATACTACTGGGAGGAATACGGCAACTGTCGTCAAGGTGGAAGCCGTAATTGCACCTCCTACTTCTTTTGCCCCAACACTTGCCGCCGTTTTCGGATCTTTCCCCATTGATAAATGGCGGTAAATATTCTCAATAACCACGATGGAATTATCCACCA includes the following:
- a CDS encoding efflux RND transporter permease subunit; amino-acid sequence: MRISDFSIKRPIFTLVTMFLVLILGVVSLLNIPLKLIPDLNPPVGVVVTSYPGASPDEVVEKVTKPLEENLATLPGIKTLTSTSQESANFILMQFSWTTDIDEIQSEVIQRLDQTQLPDEADKPRFMKFDPAQFPIIQLSLSADEKPEALRKLAEELNLELSKVEGVASVNLSGTAIKEVRVELDQEKLKDFKLSQADVVDVIESNNISMPGDPVLTEGKELTTRIISSIDSLDTLKKLTVTADPATGNKVSLDDISEVQLASQDDRTITRTNQAPSVLLSVLQQSDANTAEVSDQFIKQLDNLLEKEQFEHIESEILFDQGDYISLAIGNISNSLILGGIFAMIVLFFFLKNVKSPLIIGISIPYSVIFTFVLMYFSDFTLNIMTLGGLALGIGMLVDNSIVVIENIYRHLSMGKDPKTAASVGAKEVGGAITASTLTTVAVFLPVVFITGIIGELFKEFALTISFSLFASLVVALTIVPMLASRLLKAPRTNTEAKRQETGLMRSLEKSIKWSLRNRAAVIAITMLLLAAGSFGLTTVGTQFLPNADEGFFTVRMELENGTALSETEKAVSALEEELKDEEDVDTFVSLIGTTQEGSFRGSKNANIAELYIKMKELDQRERSTFEFVDEVKKDLEIAASKVNETAELSFNTQSTAGTSPNTLTFSVRDTDPNPLKENVDKIYNALKDLEDVTELSTDLMDTVEEIQITVDREKALEEGLAPAQVAMAVNDVTRGNRATQMIDDESNIYGVFVEYDREVTQDIENLKKLLIKKPDGNYAALNDVANIERGEGPVNIQRINQQDAVQFTLKYKSSTNMGAMSKEVDKEIADLKLPDETEIVFSGDRELLESSIDDLILAFVLAIVFIYLVMAAQFESLKYPLVIMFTVPLMVIGVAIALTATQTPISLTAIIGIIVLAGIVVNNAIVIVDYINQKKEQGLKSYDAIIISVKDRARPIFMTALTTILGLVPLALGIGEGTEINQPMGITLIGGLISSTFLTLFVIPVVYSFFDKDTRRLNKMYATPDGHLVPAYLLEERVEKNWNHDNDEDKKQLQSSDDKSYSRDDMAAMLEELLKIVKRDDDDMKNQKRDDNS